The Dama dama isolate Ldn47 chromosome 23, ASM3311817v1, whole genome shotgun sequence genome contains a region encoding:
- the LOC133044504 gene encoding probable cystatin-16: MFLTATLLLGLAVLGIHVWAIQMEFVDISKDLDYFVVSVEFAVAWFNSDNTEEQAYKLLEVRRAQQKSWTMIYLMDLDLGRTICKKYDEDIDNCPLQESPGERKVNCTFIVDSRPWFTQFTLLNSTCQQI, translated from the exons ATGTTTCTGACGGCAACTCTGCTTCTGGGGCTTGCTGTCCTGGGCATTCATGTCTGGGCCATTCAAATGGAATTTGTAGACATTAGTAAGGACCTCGATTATTTTGTGGTGTCTGTGGAGTTCGCCGTGGCTTGGTTCAATAGTGACAATACCGAGGAGCAGGCCTACAAGCTGCTGGAGGTGAGGCGAGCCCAGCAAAAG AGCTGGACAATGATATATTTAATGGACCTGGACCTGGGCCGCACAATTTGTAAGAAATACGATGAAGACATTGACAACTGCCCCCTGCAAGAAAGCCCAGGAGAGAGAAAG gtgaacTGCACTTTCATTGTGGACTCACGGCCCTGGTTCACCCAGTTTACCCTCCTGAATAGCACCTGCCAGCAGATATAA